The Anolis carolinensis isolate JA03-04 chromosome 1, rAnoCar3.1.pri, whole genome shotgun sequence genome window below encodes:
- the snrpb2 gene encoding U2 small nuclear ribonucleoprotein B'', protein MDIRPNHTLYINNVNDKIKKEELKRSLYALFSQFGHVVDIVALKTMKMRGQAFVIYKELGSSTNALRQLQGFPFYSKPMRIQYAKTDSDVISKMRGTFADKEKRREKKKTKSLEQSANAAKKPNQGANQNSANTQANSQNQQVPDNPPNYILFLNNLPEETNEMMLSMLFNQFPGFKEVRLVPGRHDIAFVEFENEGQAGAARDALQGFKITPSHAMKITYAKK, encoded by the exons ATGGATATTCGACCAAATCACACTCTTTACATCAATAATGTTAATGACAAAATTAAAAAAGAAG AACTGAAAAGATCTTTATATGCACTATTTTCTCAGTTTGGCCACGTAGTGGACATTGTAGCtctaaaaacaatgaaaatgagagGACAGGCCTTTGTTATATATAAAGAGCTTGGCTCATCCACCAATGCCTTGCGACAGTTACAAGGCTTTCCATTTTATAGCAAACCAATG CGCATTCAGTATGCAAAAACAGACTCTGATGTAATTTCTAAAATGCGTGGTACATtcgctgataaggagaagagaagagagaaaaagaaaaccaagtctTTGGAACAGTCGGCCAATGCTGCAAAAAAGCCAAACCAG GGAGCAAATCAGAATTCAGCGAACACCCAAGCAAACTCACAGAACCAGCAG GTGCCTGATAATCCACCAAACTATATACTTTTCCTCAACAATTTGCCAGAAGAGACAAATGAAATGATGTTGTCAATGCTGTTCAACCA GTTCCCTGGTTTCAAAGAAGTGCGTCTGGTCCCTGGCAGACATGATATTGCGTTTGTGGAATTTGAAAATGAAGGTCAGGCGGGAGCAGCCCGGGATGCCCTCCAAGGATTTAAAATCACCCCCTCACATGCCATGAAAATCACTTATGCAAAGAAGTGA
- the otor gene encoding otoraplin, with protein MTGRARHLRMRGREKKMSHTVSLLIFLLSLGFTFQITKGIFMDKLASKKLCADEECLYTISLARAEDDYNAPDCRFINIKKGELVYVYSKLVPERGAGEFWAGSVYGQHYEDQMGTVGYFPRNLVTEQHVYQEANKTVATKAIDFFCE; from the exons ATGACAGGGAGAGCAAGGCACTTGCGAATGAGAGGACGGGAAAAGAAAATGTCACACACTGTTAGTTTGCTGATATTTCTGCTGTCTCTAGGATTTACATTCCAGATCACAAAGGGAATTTTTATGGACAAACTTGCCAGCAAGAAGCTGTGTGCGGACGAGGAGTGTTTGT ATACAATTTCCTTGGCAAGAGCAGAAGACGACTACAACGCACCAGACTGCCgatttattaatattaaaaagggGGAATTGGTCTATGTTTACTCCAAGCTTGTGCCAGAAAGAGGAGCTGGAGAATTTTGGGCTGGAAGT GTTTACGGCCAGCATTATGAGGATCAGATGGGCACTGTTGGTTATTTCCCCAGGAATTTAGTCACAGAACAGCATGTCTATCAGGAAGCAAACAAGACAGTTGCCACAAAG